TCGACACCAACCAACACCTGCGTGGTCAGGCCGTAGAACGATGTGTATATCGGCGCGCAAATCACGGTAGAAAAGCGCGACTCGATGAGAACCTGCCTGCTCACCACGGCGAAAACGCGAGATCTTTTCGGATCGCGCCCCGAAGGGTGCGCGACCCGGTAGAGATCGCCCCTAATCAAGGCAGCACCTGGTAGCCCAATACATCCTCGGCCTCGCGGTTCAACTCGTCGGCGTGCTGGTTCAGTAGGTCAAGCTCTGATTCTGCTGCATTGTGGGCGGAGAAATACTCTCTGAAAATACGCTCGACCAGCTCTACCCGGCGTTCCGGATGAGGTGCGCGCCGATAGAACTCGCTGGCTATCTCATCCGGCATTTCGATTTGTACGGTGGTCATCGCAATCCCCCAATCGGGTTTATCATCGCAGAAAGAGCAGCGATCCAGTCCGAAAAGGGCTCCGAGCCCTTTTCCACTCAAAACGATTATTTCAGACATTCCCAGTCCGCCTCATCGACCAACGGAGCAACGATGTCACCCAGGATTTCGGCCTTGCCGGCTAAGGATGCGGGGGGCGCACGGCGCCCTGGTTCGACGCAACCTTCAGCCAGCACGGTGACGATGACCCGGGCCGATTCGATATTCGGCTGTTCGTCCAGCCACTTCAAGCGTCCCTTCTCATAGACGACCTCGTAGCCCTTCAGCATACCTTGTTTCTTAGCGTCATCGCTTTCCGGCTTATTTCCTCAAGACTTAGATCTTCGTCCAGACCTTGCCGCCATTTAGTATAATCGAAGGGCTCTCTTTGAATTAACGCAACGAATCGCTCCGCTTCAACGTCGCCAAGATGCTGCGCAAGAACCTGAAATCCCTTTATTTTTATCTCTGTATCGGTGATCATGGCAAGACATCCTTGAATTGATTCTTACTGTTCTCATAGTCCAAGATGTAAGACCAAGCCAGCTCGTAGGCACCGTTGCGCACCTCTTCCTGGACTCTCAGTTTGGCCTCCGCCTCAAGCATTATCCGAAAACGTGACTGATCATCATAGGGGCTATTGAAGCAACAATTATCAAGATAGATTCTCATTTCCTGACCGCCGTAGTTTCTTCATCTCTACTCATGGTCTGTTTCCAACTAGGTCTGAGCCTGCGCCACTTTGCGTCTTATCTTACATGAGGCAAAAGGCAAGACCTGACTCCATCCATGTGCAATTATTGACTCTTCCCCCCAATTAGGTAAACTGTCCCCGGAACTGCGAAATGCTTAATTGCAAGACCTGACCCCGTCCCCTCTTCTTAATTGCAAGACCTGACCCCGTCCCCTCTTCTTTAGCCTCTGGCCCATTCACTGGCTTTGGCCGCTGGGCTGTCGCTTTGGATATACCTCAATGGCCAGTGCGGTAACCCCATCTCCGAACCGCTTCGTAGGATTTGCACGACAAAAATTTTCTACCGTGGACAATAGCGAATAATTTTTTTCGGCTCCTGGGAAAATGTCGAAGGTATCAGGTGTACTCATGTTGTAACCAGTCTGGAACCCAAGCAGAAACATTGTAAAACCGATAGTCTCCTCAACATACTGAGCCGAGCCAATGTTGCTTGATCGCGCTCTCTCCATGACGGCCACAAAATCCGGACATTGGACTCCGCCTGCCCCGCCCCCAAGCATGAAACGTCCGGTAGCGTCTGCACCACTAACTGGTAAACCGCAGCAGACCAATAAAATGGCTAAGGCACGCTTGAGTCTGTTCATGAAAATCTCCGTCGCACCATGCCCAAACACGAGCATCGGTTGGTTCAGTTGGGTAGTTGAGTCTCACGGATATCAAAGTACGGATACTCTCTGCAAGGTATGTCAGAAAGACCCGCC
The DNA window shown above is from Candidatus Thiodictyon syntrophicum and carries:
- a CDS encoding type II toxin-antitoxin system PemK/MazF family toxin — translated: MIRGDLYRVAHPSGRDPKRSRVFAVVSRQVLIESRFSTVICAPIYTSFYGLTTQVLVGVEEGLKHPSSIHCDDLVSLPKVVLTDYVGTLSRQKLDELAQALAAALEIECI